The Clostridioides difficile genome has a segment encoding these proteins:
- a CDS encoding flagellin: MRVNTNVSALIANNQMGRNVNAQSKSMEKLSSGVRIKRAADDAAGLAISEKMRAQIKGLDQAGRNVQDGISVVQTAEGALEETGNILQRMRTLSVQSSNETNNAEEREKIANELSQLKDEVERISSSIEFNGKKLLDGSSTEVRLQVGANYGTNVAGTSYNNNEIKVALVNTASIMSKAGITSSTIASMNVDGTSGTEAAKQMVSSLDAALKELNTSRAKLGAQQNRLESTQTNLSNTLENVTAAESRIRDTDVASEMVNLSKMNILVQASQSMLAQANQQPQGVLQLLG, translated from the coding sequence ATGAGAGTTAATACAAATGTAAGTGCTTTGATAGCAAATAATCAAATGGGAAGAAACGTAAATGCACAAAGTAAGTCTATGGAGAAGTTATCTTCTGGGGTTAGAATAAAGAGAGCTGCTGATGATGCTGCTGGACTTGCAATATCTGAGAAAATGAGAGCTCAAATAAAAGGTTTAGACCAAGCAGGAAGAAACGTTCAAGATGGTATATCTGTTGTACAAACAGCAGAAGGTGCATTAGAAGAGACTGGAAACATACTACAAAGAATGAGAACTTTATCAGTACAATCTTCAAATGAAACTAATAATGCTGAAGAAAGAGAAAAAATAGCTAATGAGTTATCACAACTAAAAGATGAAGTTGAAAGAATATCAAGTTCAATAGAGTTTAATGGTAAGAAACTACTTGATGGAAGTTCTACAGAGGTAAGATTACAAGTTGGAGCTAACTATGGAACAAATGTTGCAGGTACATCTTATAATAACAATGAAATAAAAGTTGCTCTAGTAAACACTGCAAGTATAATGAGTAAGGCTGGAATAACAAGTTCTACAATAGCAAGTATGAATGTAGATGGAACTTCAGGAACTGAGGCAGCTAAACAAATGGTATCTAGCTTAGATGCAGCTCTTAAAGAATTAAATACATCAAGAGCAAAACTAGGAGCACAACAAAATAGACTAGAATCAACTCAAACTAACTTGAGTAATACTTTAGAAAATGTTACAGCTGCTGAATCAAGAATAAGAGATACAGATGTAGCTTCAGAAATGGTTAACTTATCTAAAATGAATATATTAGTTCAAGCATCACAATCAATGCTTGCTCAAGCTAATCAACAGCCACAAGGAGTTTTACAATTATTAGGATAA
- a CDS encoding flagellar protein FliT, with translation MDKLEEKINLYKDISLQIITLIEKEEYKNISNRLNERQDIINSVSEVDKNDFIQLYNDKELIEIDDRIRNSLQEQLSEVKKELHEYKLTKQVNTMYYNLNREKVNIFNKKV, from the coding sequence ATGGATAAATTAGAAGAAAAAATAAATTTATATAAAGATATATCTTTACAAATTATAACCTTGATTGAAAAAGAGGAGTATAAAAATATAAGTAATAGACTAAATGAAAGACAAGATATTATAAATAGTGTAAGTGAAGTGGATAAAAATGATTTTATACAACTTTATAATGATAAGGAATTAATTGAAATTGATGATAGAATAAGAAACTCTTTACAAGAACAGTTGTCAGAGGTAAAAAAAGAATTACATGAGTACAAGCTTACTAAACAAGTAAACACAATGTACTATAACTTAAATAGAGAAAAAGTAAATATTTTTAATAAAAAAGTATAA